From Pelmatolapia mariae isolate MD_Pm_ZW linkage group LG22, Pm_UMD_F_2, whole genome shotgun sequence, a single genomic window includes:
- the LOC135932856 gene encoding PR domain zinc finger protein 1-like, whose translation MTLDSTPGDMSGWKEVDFALNCTYIVPDQVADPSFNLPKAMTSIPRNLTFEYSTDNEVTGVFSKEYIPQGTRFGPLQGEIYTKDNVPKLANRKYFWRIYSGGQLQHFIDGYDVHRSNWMRYVNPARSLAEQNLVACQNGRDIYFYTIRPVEPKQELLVWYSQEFAQRLCGQQDDIKQKYTSNNEDQEHEYVKQHLPQQTWLKETAKEGVKEGKDCDTEEKIDVEMLERDTPPDTPDDQIIDFSKKDEKDDKDTEGRGIIPSPQLEHREPSLGLNHPYLPDHYSTFPAPHRNFPLHLHGLYGHREGLVSSYPPLQSRPLHPSYQFLPPYNPHYPRLLLPPYSPPFHGMLSSRGSLQYSGYLGADGLPYPPISAPNLLPVSLSYSPSPQGGLKEQTPNISPPRGAPATPELSPPAKPNSHYQSPEQSPSGCEEAMNLSLATTKSSSAPRNGPGHKSLPYPLKKQNGKIKYECNICSKTFGQLSNLKVHLRVHSGERPFQCNLCKKSFTQLAHLQKHHLVHTGEKPHECQVCHKRFSSTSNLKTHLRLHSGEKPYQCKLCNTKFTQYIHLKLHRRLHSSRDRPYRCQLCAQAFFHHFSLCIHQRSTCPANSSTPANVHMKEMVERFDASQEADALTETASASQVGEAVEHWLARTLEGEGKEDQKEATMLLKALTAAINAPLTPMTQSAPHHNPPLAYQERASVVHLHKRPSVKTEGQ comes from the exons ATGACACTGGATAGCACACCTGGAGACATGAGCGGGTGGAAGGAAGTGGACTTCGCTCTCAACTGCACCTACATTGTGCCAGACCAGGTGGCAGACCCCAGCTTCAACTTGCCCAAAGCCATGACCTCCATCCCTCGCAACCTCACCTTTGAATATAGCACAGACAATGAG GTGACAGGTGTGTTCAGCAAAGAATATATTCCACAAGGGACTCGTTTTGGCCCTTTGCAAGGAGAAATCTACACCAAAGACAATGTACCCAAGCTGGCCAACAGGAAATACTTCTGGAGG ATTTATAGCGGTGGACAGCTCCAACACTTCATTGATGGCTACGATGTCCACAGGAGCAATTGGATGCGCTACGTCAACCCTGCCCGCTCTCTTGCCGAACAGAACCTGGTGGCATGCCAGAACGGACGGGACATTTACTTCTACACCATCCGCCCTGTGGAGCCCAAACAGGAGCTGCTGGTCTGGTACAGTCAGGAGTTTGCCCAGAGGCTCTGCGGCCAGCAAGACGATATCAAACAGA AATACACGAGTAACAATGAAGACCAAGAGCATGAGTATGTGAAACAGCACTTACCTCAGCAGACGTGGCTTAAAGAAACAGCAAAGGAAGGGGTAAAAGAAGGGAAGGACTGTGACACAGAAGAAAAGATTGATGTGGAGATGTTGGAGAGAGACACTCCACCTGACACACCTGATGACCAGATAATTGACTTCAGCAAAAAAGATGAGAAGGACGATAAGGATACAGAAGGAAGGGGCATCATTCCTTCCCCTCAGCTGGAGCACAGAGAGCCCAGTCTGGGTCTAAATCATCCTTACTTGCCAGATCACTACTCTACATTCCCAGCTCCACACAGGAATTTTCCTCTTCACCTCCACGGGCTCTATGGGCACAGGGAAGGCCTGGTGTCATCTTACCCCCCATTACAGTCCAGACCTCTCCACCCTTCTTATCAATTCCTTCCTCCCTACAACCCACATTATCCTCGCCTCCTGCTCCCCCCATACTCTCCTCCCTTTCATGGGATGCTGTCATCGAGAGGCTCGCTCCAATACAGCGGCTACCTCGGCGCTGACGGACTCCCGTATCCCCCTATCAGCGCACCGAATCTTCTTCCAGTGTCTCTCTCCTACTCCCCATCTCCACAAGGAGGTCTGAAAGAGCAAACACCAAATATTTCCCCACCGAGAGGAGCCCCAGCCACTCCAGAGCTCTCCCCTCCCGCCAAGCCCAACAGCCACTATCAGTCCCCTGAGCAGTCCCCCTCTGGCTGTGAGGAGGCTATGAACCTAAGCCTGGCTACAACCAAAAGCAGCTCTGCACCACGCAATGGGCCTGGTCACAAATCCCTGCCCTATCCACTGAAGAAGCAGAATGGAAAGATCAAGTATGAATGTAATATCTGCTCAAAGACCTTCGGACAGCTGTCAAACCTCAAG GTTCACCTCCGAGTGCACAGTGGCGAGAGACCATTCCAGTGTAACCTATGTAAAAAGAGTTTCACTCAGCTTGCCCACCTACAGAAACATCACCTGGTCCACACGGGAGAGAAACCACATGAATGTCAG GTGTGCCACAAGCGCTTCAGCAGCACCAGCAACTTGAAGACACATCTACGACTACACTCTGGGGAAAAGCCTTACCAGTGCAAGCTGTGCAACACCAAGTTCACGCAGTACATCCACCTCAAACTGCACCGCCGTCTCCACAGCAGCCGCGACCGTCCCTACCGCTGCCAGCTCTGCGCCCAGGCCTTTTTCCACCATTTCTCTCTCTGCATCCACCAGCGCAGCACCTGCCCAGCTAACTCCAGCACGCCTGCCAATGTGCACATGAAAGAGATGGTGGAGCGGTTTGATGCCAGCCAAGAGGCAGACGCGCTCACAGAAACAGCATCAGCGTCTCAGGTTGGGGAAGCCGTCGAGCACTGGCTGGCTCGTACCTTAGAAGGTGAAGGAAAAGAAGACCAGAAGGAGGCCACCATGCTGCTAAAAGCTCTGACTGCAGCTATTAATGCACCACTGACACCCATGACCCAATCGGCACCACACCACAATCCCCCTCTGGCCTACCAGGAGAGGGCCAGCGTCGTTCATCTCCACAAACGGCCATCTGTGAAAACAGAAGGACAGTGA